The following proteins are encoded in a genomic region of Sorangiineae bacterium MSr12523:
- a CDS encoding N-acetylmuramoyl-L-alanine amidase, which translates to MSGVVVNGALEAIPGLVCTSWHDDPRVRLRIGEDGAARPRGTWVRGITLHSTRGIPGGSDRRAQRILPGLGPTRSTALATNQWWSRNGQSAGAHLVVDFDATVVCLADLATEQTYHATSVNPVTIGIEIAQGSEADFWEQQLEAVVALVDWLTLRFSIQRQVPDRYRGPLDRLRRGARDYVGVFGHRDQSAMRGPGDPGDAIFERLVAAGYEPVDISAGDDLRAWRQRQRVLGVAEDGIPGPATCSALRQFQEQHGLTPTGIADAATRRALEAPDGDRT; encoded by the coding sequence ATGTCCGGCGTCGTCGTAAACGGCGCCCTCGAAGCTATTCCCGGGCTCGTGTGCACGTCCTGGCACGATGACCCACGCGTTCGGCTGCGCATCGGCGAGGACGGAGCTGCGCGCCCACGAGGTACGTGGGTCCGCGGCATCACGTTGCACTCGACGCGAGGCATCCCTGGTGGAAGCGATCGCCGAGCCCAGCGCATTCTCCCCGGCCTGGGACCAACGCGAAGCACGGCGCTCGCCACAAACCAGTGGTGGTCGCGCAACGGGCAAAGCGCGGGAGCGCATCTCGTCGTGGATTTCGACGCGACCGTCGTGTGCCTCGCGGACCTGGCTACCGAGCAGACCTATCACGCTACCTCGGTGAACCCCGTGACGATCGGTATCGAAATCGCGCAGGGCTCGGAGGCGGACTTTTGGGAGCAACAGCTCGAGGCGGTAGTCGCTCTGGTCGACTGGCTCACGCTGCGTTTCTCGATCCAGAGGCAGGTGCCGGACCGTTACCGCGGCCCCCTCGATCGCCTGCGGCGCGGCGCACGCGACTACGTAGGCGTCTTCGGCCACCGAGACCAGAGCGCCATGCGCGGCCCCGGCGATCCGGGTGACGCCATTTTCGAGCGACTCGTTGCCGCGGGATACGAGCCGGTCGACATCTCCGCCGGGGATGACCTCCGCGCCTGGCGCCAACGCCAGCGCGTACTCGGTGTCGCGGAAGACGGGATCCCCGGGCCGGCGACGTGCTCCGCGTTGCGCCAATTTCAGGAGCAACACGGGCTCACGCCGACCGGCATCGCGGACGCGGCGACCCGTCGCGCGCTCGAGGCGCCCGACGGCGACCGTACCTAG
- a CDS encoding ribbon-helix-helix domain-containing protein encodes MSGKKRAVEAAKGKGTKAAPKKRSRASAPTRPGRPTASKKAARPRTNVTKLSSETKGQAEISGRSHGDRREVDESTIPNAATDGSPSAEVSDVSAGSSSADSLIDATPEALPVGGGDREPAPARRGEQSLQARFEGWSIAQLREHYFDLVQRPTGSEDRAYLIWKINEAEKGRVKVGPRQTRRHEGPGPDIMVIPLRIERDLAAAMDDAWRSRGIRNRMEFFRRAVRAYLQRIGARDVAERFNVTGA; translated from the coding sequence ATGAGCGGGAAGAAGCGAGCAGTGGAAGCAGCCAAAGGCAAGGGCACGAAAGCCGCACCGAAGAAGAGGAGCCGAGCTTCGGCGCCGACCAGGCCGGGGCGGCCCACGGCGTCGAAGAAGGCTGCGCGGCCGAGGACGAACGTCACCAAGCTGTCCAGCGAGACAAAGGGCCAGGCGGAGATCTCCGGACGGAGCCATGGAGACCGCCGTGAGGTCGACGAGTCGACCATCCCGAACGCCGCGACGGACGGTTCACCCTCTGCCGAGGTGAGCGACGTTTCGGCGGGGTCGTCGAGCGCGGACAGCTTGATCGACGCAACTCCGGAGGCACTGCCGGTTGGTGGCGGTGATCGGGAGCCCGCGCCCGCCCGACGAGGCGAGCAAAGCCTCCAAGCCCGGTTCGAGGGGTGGTCCATCGCGCAGCTCCGCGAGCACTACTTCGATCTCGTACAGCGTCCTACGGGCAGCGAAGACCGTGCGTATCTGATCTGGAAGATCAATGAAGCCGAGAAAGGCCGCGTGAAGGTGGGCCCGCGCCAAACGCGGCGTCACGAAGGGCCGGGGCCCGACATCATGGTCATCCCGCTTCGGATCGAACGAGATCTCGCGGCGGCCATGGATGACGCGTGGCGGTCGCGAGGCATTCGTAATCGCATGGAATTCTTCCGCCGCGCGGTCCGCGCCTACCTGCAACGCATTGGCGCGAGGGACGTTGCAGAACGCTTCAACGTCACAGGTGCCTGA
- a CDS encoding amidoligase family protein, whose product MSGPKSALPGGVTNAIKTLRFGIEIEVANLSPRRLAMTIAAAVGGRIIGGDAEDGFSVLDRYDRVWTAILDLSIVGTESGEVVSPILRYEDLAEVAVVVRAVAQAGGRTNRSTGIHVHVDSSRFDAASMTELVRLVYRHDRLIEYALRIDPFRRESYCKPVDATFVERLEARGATMADVKDAWYGRAFVWRDRADPTRYHGLNLNSVFYRGTVELRHFNSTLDPNLVVAYVQFALALSARALSPGTEPTPRAPQELRFMTAKFDFRVFLLRLGLKGDEFAAARQALLAPLGGKSTGAR is encoded by the coding sequence ATGTCAGGCCCGAAATCCGCATTGCCGGGGGGCGTGACCAACGCGATCAAGACACTTAGGTTTGGAATCGAAATCGAAGTCGCCAATTTGAGCCCGCGTCGGCTCGCCATGACGATTGCCGCGGCGGTCGGCGGCCGAATCATCGGTGGGGACGCCGAAGACGGCTTTTCGGTGCTCGATCGCTACGATCGTGTGTGGACGGCCATCCTCGACCTCTCGATCGTCGGCACGGAGAGCGGCGAGGTGGTTTCCCCGATTCTACGCTACGAAGACCTCGCCGAAGTCGCCGTCGTCGTGCGCGCCGTCGCGCAGGCCGGCGGAAGGACGAATCGGTCTACGGGAATCCACGTCCATGTAGACAGCAGCCGCTTCGACGCAGCGTCGATGACGGAGCTTGTCCGGCTGGTCTACCGGCACGATCGCCTCATCGAGTACGCGTTGCGCATCGACCCTTTTCGACGCGAGAGCTACTGCAAGCCCGTAGATGCCACGTTCGTCGAACGCCTTGAGGCGCGCGGGGCAACCATGGCGGACGTGAAGGACGCCTGGTACGGACGGGCCTTCGTTTGGCGCGACCGCGCGGATCCGACCCGTTATCACGGGCTCAATCTGAACAGCGTATTCTATCGCGGTACGGTGGAACTGCGGCATTTCAACTCGACGCTCGACCCGAACCTCGTAGTCGCGTACGTGCAATTCGCGCTCGCCCTCAGTGCGCGGGCGCTCTCACCGGGCACGGAGCCGACGCCGCGCGCGCCGCAGGAACTTCGCTTTATGACGGCGAAATTCGACTTTCGAGTTTTCCTGCTGCGTCTGGGGCTCAAGGGCGACGAGTTCGCGGCGGCACGGCAGGCCCTCCTGGCCCCCCTCGGAGGCAAAAGCACCGGGGCTCGGTAG
- a CDS encoding UvrD-helicase domain-containing protein produces the protein MAPAGCGKTELIVRAVRAMSGGRALVLTHTHAGVKALRDRMKRLGGGHDRDRVQVETIAGWCLRYAAAYPASSRLSTKQPVKGQWNAVYDAALELLDRRAIRAVVGATYARTFVDEYQDCTPRQHEIVEKLAGIVPTCVLGDPLQGIFGFAGGNLSWSDTVERAFEPLGTLDVPWRWRGKNDALGEWLLAIRPALLRGDRIDLSNAPIVWRLATPENQRREAFALLKSEGQIIAIRKWPSDAHAFARNVGGVFSSMEEMDCNDLLRFADDIDRLTGYARSARVLRFAAECWTEVGAGLDALQRALDDGRTPGLRSEKLRPISNAFAKAATTDDWGDIGHAMKSVDLIPDARLFRRELWREAIKAVAEVARGTRPSLRETAWQIRNRLRFSGRPVEPRSVSRTLLIKGLEFDHALVLDANEFENSKQPGDGARHFYVAVTRGARSLTVLSQQQGVRFSVPTV, from the coding sequence GTGGCGCCCGCCGGGTGCGGAAAGACGGAGTTGATCGTTCGCGCAGTTCGGGCGATGTCCGGTGGCCGTGCGCTCGTACTCACACATACCCATGCAGGGGTCAAAGCGCTTCGCGACCGTATGAAGCGGTTAGGTGGGGGACACGACCGCGACCGCGTACAGGTCGAGACCATTGCTGGATGGTGTCTGCGATATGCCGCGGCATACCCGGCGAGCTCGAGACTTTCGACAAAGCAGCCCGTGAAGGGGCAGTGGAATGCCGTCTACGATGCCGCGCTCGAATTGCTCGACCGTCGTGCAATTCGGGCCGTTGTTGGTGCCACCTACGCACGAACCTTTGTCGACGAGTACCAGGATTGCACACCGCGACAGCACGAGATTGTGGAGAAGCTCGCTGGCATTGTCCCCACCTGCGTCCTTGGAGACCCCCTCCAAGGAATCTTCGGCTTCGCCGGCGGTAACCTTTCGTGGTCAGATACTGTGGAGCGCGCGTTCGAGCCTCTGGGAACGCTCGACGTTCCGTGGCGATGGCGCGGAAAGAACGATGCCCTGGGGGAATGGCTCCTTGCGATTCGTCCCGCACTCTTGCGCGGCGACCGAATCGACCTTTCGAACGCCCCCATTGTGTGGCGACTCGCGACGCCCGAGAACCAGCGGCGTGAAGCCTTCGCGCTGCTGAAGTCGGAAGGACAGATCATTGCAATCCGCAAATGGCCCAGCGACGCGCACGCATTCGCTCGGAACGTCGGCGGCGTGTTTTCTTCGATGGAGGAAATGGACTGCAACGACCTGCTTCGGTTCGCTGACGACATCGACAGGCTCACCGGATATGCTCGGTCCGCTCGCGTTCTTCGTTTTGCGGCGGAGTGTTGGACCGAAGTTGGGGCTGGGCTCGATGCGCTGCAGCGCGCGCTCGACGACGGACGCACGCCAGGGTTGCGATCCGAAAAACTCCGCCCGATCTCGAACGCCTTCGCCAAGGCAGCAACGACAGATGATTGGGGCGACATCGGGCACGCGATGAAGTCCGTAGACTTGATACCGGACGCTCGCCTATTTCGCCGCGAGCTTTGGCGCGAAGCCATCAAAGCAGTCGCGGAAGTGGCCCGAGGCACGCGGCCATCACTCCGCGAAACGGCATGGCAAATCCGAAATCGGCTACGATTCTCCGGCCGGCCTGTTGAGCCGCGAAGCGTGTCCCGCACGCTCCTCATCAAGGGGTTGGAATTTGATCATGCGCTCGTTCTCGACGCGAACGAGTTCGAGAACTCGAAGCAGCCCGGAGACGGTGCTCGTCATTTCTACGTTGCCGTCACCAGAGGTGCACGATCACTAACGGTGTTGTCACAGCAACAAGGCGTCAGGTTCTCTGTGCCAACGGTGTAG
- a CDS encoding ATP-binding protein, with protein sequence MQVRHLAIKNFRGIEYLDWKPATPFTVLVGPGDVGKSTILDALEIALSPRWLSLTDADFYRGDTSKTIEVLVTVGDLPNEALREQRMGLHLRGWSQNGELHDEPDEDDEPVVTVRASADSSLDPSWELITNRSEPKTLSQRDRSLFGVVRLGADVERHLTWSQGSALARLGSSKERTSPVLADAYRRARELLGAGNLPWLDDSAGRVREASVKLGAYAAGSFAAGLDTQRASMSLGVLSLHDGGIPLRMAGLGSRRLVALAVERLSIDDGAIVLIDEIEHGLEPHRIRHALKVLRTAVAPPEGGEAKGRGGQVIMTTHSATTIVELACPQLSVVRNVGGTLALHQPAPGLQKYLRRIPEAFLSRKAVVCEGKTEVGLLRGLREGWASRHDNEPLEARGVALVDGNGSEAVSTATQMAELGYAVALLRDSDVPLTPEESKSLKKHNLTVFEWEGACSTEERVIEDASDDCLQKLLEIAFGHAGEESALDAVRGQLGIKEMLPREFARWNFPGKSKRDLRQALGKTAKSKGWFKQVAPGELFGEVLGAEIVTRPETSMAKTLAAVEAWAYGA encoded by the coding sequence ATGCAAGTTCGACATCTCGCGATCAAGAATTTTCGCGGAATAGAATACCTCGATTGGAAGCCTGCCACACCGTTTACCGTGTTAGTCGGTCCGGGCGACGTCGGGAAGTCGACCATTCTCGATGCGCTCGAAATCGCCCTTAGCCCACGATGGCTATCTCTCACCGATGCGGATTTCTACCGTGGCGACACTTCGAAGACGATTGAGGTCCTCGTAACCGTTGGGGACTTACCTAATGAGGCGCTGCGAGAGCAGCGCATGGGACTTCATCTGCGTGGATGGTCGCAGAACGGCGAGCTTCACGATGAGCCGGACGAAGACGACGAACCTGTAGTGACCGTAAGAGCGAGCGCCGATTCTTCTTTGGATCCTTCCTGGGAGCTCATTACAAACCGCAGCGAGCCCAAAACGCTATCGCAGCGCGACCGCTCGCTGTTCGGGGTCGTTCGACTGGGCGCTGACGTCGAGCGTCATCTGACCTGGTCGCAGGGCTCGGCCCTCGCACGCCTGGGAAGCAGCAAGGAAAGAACGTCGCCGGTCCTTGCTGACGCCTACCGTAGGGCACGAGAGCTTCTGGGCGCCGGCAACCTGCCGTGGCTAGACGACTCTGCTGGTAGGGTCAGGGAAGCTTCCGTCAAGCTCGGCGCCTACGCCGCGGGCTCATTCGCGGCCGGATTGGACACGCAGCGCGCCTCAATGAGCCTCGGCGTTCTTTCGCTTCATGACGGAGGAATTCCTCTGCGAATGGCGGGACTTGGAAGTCGCAGGTTGGTTGCGCTTGCAGTTGAACGTCTTTCGATCGACGACGGCGCCATTGTACTAATCGACGAGATCGAGCACGGTCTCGAGCCGCATCGGATCCGGCACGCGTTGAAGGTTCTCCGCACCGCGGTCGCGCCGCCCGAAGGCGGAGAAGCGAAGGGCCGAGGCGGTCAGGTGATTATGACAACGCACTCGGCGACGACGATCGTAGAGCTCGCGTGCCCGCAGCTTAGCGTGGTGCGTAACGTAGGAGGTACGCTCGCGCTACACCAGCCCGCGCCGGGCCTTCAGAAGTATTTGCGCCGTATCCCGGAGGCGTTCCTCAGTAGAAAAGCCGTCGTCTGCGAAGGAAAGACCGAGGTTGGTTTACTCCGCGGTCTAAGGGAGGGTTGGGCGAGTCGCCACGATAACGAACCTCTTGAGGCTCGTGGTGTCGCCTTAGTCGACGGCAACGGCTCGGAGGCAGTGAGCACGGCCACCCAGATGGCGGAACTGGGCTATGCCGTGGCCTTGCTTCGAGACTCCGACGTACCCCTTACCCCGGAAGAGAGTAAGTCGCTAAAGAAGCACAACTTGACAGTATTCGAATGGGAGGGTGCCTGTTCCACGGAGGAGCGCGTCATCGAAGACGCATCGGACGATTGCCTTCAAAAACTTCTGGAGATCGCCTTCGGGCACGCCGGGGAGGAAAGCGCACTCGATGCTGTGCGTGGGCAGCTTGGAATCAAAGAGATGCTCCCGCGCGAATTTGCTCGCTGGAACTTCCCGGGTAAATCGAAGCGCGACTTGCGACAGGCGCTCGGCAAGACCGCGAAGTCGAAGGGCTGGTTCAAACAGGTCGCCCCCGGAGAGCTATTTGGAGAAGTCCTCGGCGCTGAGATCGTGACGAGGCCCGAAACGTCAATGGCGAAGACACTCGCCGCCGTTGAAGCGTGGGCCTACGGTGCATGA
- a CDS encoding zinc-ribbon domain-containing protein: MADFPHLVAQWVRDLNLPNTPESVGAGSDKMIWWKCPVGTDHLWQATPWRRAAAEQGCPYCSGRRVSYTNSLAKNFPAVAEQWHPTKNGSMTPDDVVATSCRLVWWRCRKAPDHVWRTKVEDRTRKGYGCPFCIGRRVCRDNSLARIAPKIAAWWHPTKNGSIMPDHVTVHSYTKRWWKCPEGGDHVWEASVAQRIRHPKCPMCRKVLPSKTTTLKAIAPAFARYWHPTKNGPLKPSGVSSTSRERVWWKCPKGDDHEWQCTIVARIAAKNPCPYCAGRRLSVTNSLQVTYPRVASEWHPKKNAPLTPRDILAGDHRKFWWKCVSGHEWPALLSNRTRLGSGCPICARRARPAASGP, translated from the coding sequence GTGGCAGATTTCCCGCACCTCGTTGCCCAATGGGTCCGCGATCTCAATCTTCCCAACACGCCCGAGAGCGTCGGGGCCGGATCGGACAAGATGATCTGGTGGAAGTGCCCCGTCGGTACCGATCACCTATGGCAAGCCACGCCCTGGAGGCGCGCGGCCGCCGAACAAGGTTGCCCGTATTGCTCGGGCAGGCGTGTTTCCTATACGAACTCTCTGGCCAAGAATTTCCCGGCCGTCGCCGAGCAGTGGCACCCCACGAAAAACGGCAGCATGACCCCGGACGACGTGGTGGCGACGTCATGCCGTCTCGTCTGGTGGCGATGCCGGAAGGCGCCGGACCACGTCTGGCGAACCAAGGTCGAGGATCGCACGCGCAAGGGCTACGGTTGTCCCTTTTGCATAGGCCGCCGGGTTTGCAGAGACAACTCGCTCGCCCGCATCGCGCCGAAGATTGCGGCATGGTGGCACCCCACAAAAAACGGCAGCATCATGCCCGACCACGTCACCGTGCACTCGTACACGAAGCGCTGGTGGAAGTGCCCCGAAGGAGGCGACCACGTGTGGGAGGCTTCCGTCGCACAGCGAATCCGACATCCGAAGTGCCCGATGTGCCGCAAGGTTCTTCCGTCGAAAACGACGACCCTCAAGGCGATAGCACCGGCGTTTGCGCGCTACTGGCATCCGACGAAAAACGGCCCGCTCAAGCCGAGCGGGGTTTCGTCGACCAGCCGCGAGCGCGTTTGGTGGAAGTGTCCCAAGGGGGACGACCATGAGTGGCAGTGCACGATCGTTGCGCGCATCGCCGCCAAGAACCCCTGCCCCTACTGCGCCGGGCGCAGGCTCTCGGTCACGAATTCGCTCCAGGTTACCTATCCTCGCGTGGCCTCGGAATGGCATCCCAAGAAAAACGCACCCCTCACGCCGCGGGATATTCTCGCGGGGGACCATCGGAAATTCTGGTGGAAGTGTGTCTCGGGCCACGAGTGGCCCGCATTGCTTTCCAACCGCACCCGTCTCGGCAGCGGATGTCCTATCTGCGCGCGCCGTGCACGTCCGGCCGCTTCAGGGCCGTGA
- a CDS encoding DUF4240 domain-containing protein, which yields MATMNWSNTAMSESVFWQIIGLFNWNKTGDDDEIVAPAVGALSRMRVEDIEKFDDILAEKLFALDTEAHARNIGEESYVDEDSDFSVDLFLYARCCAVANGKSFFEEVLAHPEKMPKDMEFESILNLAGDAYVQKTGEEFEHTPSTSYETFSNRTGWAREGESPQDRGA from the coding sequence ATGGCGACGATGAATTGGTCCAACACGGCGATGTCTGAATCAGTGTTTTGGCAAATTATCGGCCTATTCAATTGGAACAAGACCGGGGATGACGACGAGATCGTGGCTCCTGCGGTTGGCGCGCTGTCGCGCATGCGCGTGGAGGATATCGAGAAGTTCGACGACATCCTCGCGGAGAAACTCTTCGCACTCGACACAGAGGCGCACGCGAGGAATATTGGTGAAGAATCCTATGTCGACGAAGATTCTGACTTCTCCGTCGATCTCTTCCTGTACGCGCGATGTTGTGCCGTGGCGAATGGTAAGAGTTTCTTTGAGGAGGTCCTCGCCCATCCGGAGAAGATGCCCAAAGACATGGAATTTGAAAGCATCCTCAATCTGGCCGGTGACGCGTACGTGCAGAAGACCGGCGAAGAATTCGAGCACACCCCGTCGACGAGCTACGAGACGTTCAGCAACCGCACGGGTTGGGCGAGGGAAGGGGAATCGCCGCAGGATCGCGGTGCTTGA
- the vgrG gene encoding type VI secretion system tip protein VgrG, which produces MPAALDAANSLFGTVHEDIEYSLEVTDIDGSLLRVASFTCVERLSKLFTYTIAVGTDPDPDSIAGLEEALGRDASFIVKQDGKVVRAIHGIVTDVIPDGAFIGKTQMRVSFVVQPRMANLCHSGGFRIFQDKAIHEIVREICEPEHVECLWNVHGTPPKRVYCTQLDESDFDFIVRLASEEGMHFFFQSDEQKTTAIFVNEPDGYEPIETDLELPFNDASGAVDGEHVRSIRRTKSIRTGAFEHRDYDFTKPKEVLLSRTETAGKETTGNSHRREIRDYPGRFNDKSEAGKKLAQRRLEELRSDAFVLTGSAVSQRFAAGKTFTLTGHREDGFNRKLLITSVAMDGAVQGARQDGSGFRGATKLVTFTAVPAEVPIYPRRVPKPASRLQSARVVGPKDGDPYVDEYGRFKVQFYWDRDGKFDEKSSCWVRTLTPVAHLDEGFWQAHKVGSEVAVSFFDDDIDRPVIIGAVYNAAQPQLYPLPSQVAKSTWRTNSIPGNNGFNEITQDNSAGREELFMHAQKNRRTVVLANHNETIGANQSSTVGANQTVTVGAARTVTVGAAHTVSVGANETNSVKGKRTETVDTGESVTIKAGRSHTISGGDTLGVTGKRGVTVSEADTLKAKSKEITIETTYDLNAGTSITIHHGGDSTLILKAGEATLNTSTKIVFSNPSGTVTLADNKVSIVAASEISLTAGAAKLSLKADGTVAMSGAKEVGVSCNAASVKLEPAMCTANAPAMNLTASGAMQVSGALVKIN; this is translated from the coding sequence ATGCCTGCTGCTCTTGACGCTGCAAACTCCCTCTTCGGAACGGTGCACGAAGACATCGAGTACTCGCTCGAAGTCACGGACATCGACGGCTCTCTCCTCCGGGTGGCGTCCTTCACCTGCGTCGAAAGGCTCTCCAAGCTGTTCACGTACACCATCGCCGTTGGCACCGATCCGGACCCTGATTCGATCGCCGGACTCGAGGAGGCTCTAGGCCGCGATGCCAGCTTTATCGTCAAGCAGGATGGCAAAGTGGTGCGCGCGATTCATGGGATCGTCACGGACGTGATTCCCGATGGCGCCTTTATCGGCAAGACGCAGATGCGTGTCAGCTTCGTCGTTCAGCCACGTATGGCGAACCTGTGCCACAGTGGCGGGTTCCGAATCTTTCAAGACAAGGCTATCCACGAAATCGTACGAGAAATCTGCGAGCCCGAGCACGTGGAGTGCCTCTGGAACGTGCACGGCACACCACCGAAGCGCGTCTACTGCACACAATTGGATGAGAGCGACTTCGATTTCATCGTGCGTCTCGCGAGCGAAGAAGGCATGCACTTCTTCTTCCAGAGCGATGAGCAGAAGACGACCGCCATCTTTGTCAACGAGCCGGATGGCTACGAGCCCATCGAAACGGATCTCGAGCTCCCTTTCAATGATGCGAGCGGCGCCGTCGATGGTGAACACGTTCGAAGTATCCGGCGCACGAAGAGCATCCGCACCGGTGCGTTCGAACACCGAGACTACGATTTCACGAAGCCGAAGGAAGTATTGCTTTCCCGTACCGAGACCGCGGGGAAGGAGACGACAGGCAATTCGCATCGCCGCGAGATTCGTGATTATCCGGGTCGATTCAACGACAAATCCGAGGCGGGGAAAAAGCTCGCTCAACGAAGATTGGAGGAGCTGCGCTCGGACGCCTTCGTGCTCACGGGCAGCGCCGTCTCTCAACGCTTCGCGGCGGGAAAAACGTTCACCCTCACCGGGCATCGGGAGGACGGATTCAATCGAAAGCTTCTGATCACGAGCGTCGCCATGGACGGTGCCGTGCAGGGCGCGCGGCAAGACGGTAGCGGCTTTCGCGGCGCCACCAAGCTCGTCACCTTCACGGCGGTGCCCGCCGAGGTTCCCATCTATCCTAGGCGGGTGCCAAAGCCTGCGAGCAGGCTCCAAAGTGCACGCGTGGTTGGGCCCAAGGATGGCGACCCGTACGTGGATGAATACGGCCGCTTCAAAGTACAATTCTATTGGGATCGAGACGGCAAGTTCGACGAGAAGAGCTCGTGTTGGGTGCGCACCTTGACGCCGGTGGCCCATCTGGACGAAGGTTTTTGGCAAGCACACAAGGTCGGCTCCGAGGTGGCAGTAAGCTTCTTCGACGACGATATCGATCGGCCGGTGATCATTGGTGCCGTTTACAATGCCGCGCAGCCCCAGCTGTATCCGTTGCCAAGCCAGGTGGCCAAGAGTACCTGGCGGACCAACAGCATTCCGGGAAATAACGGCTTCAACGAGATAACGCAGGACAACTCCGCCGGGCGCGAGGAGTTGTTCATGCATGCGCAAAAGAACCGGCGCACAGTCGTCTTGGCAAACCACAACGAGACTATTGGTGCCAACCAGTCCTCAACCGTGGGTGCGAATCAAACGGTCACCGTTGGCGCGGCGCGCACGGTCACGGTCGGCGCAGCCCACACGGTCAGCGTCGGCGCCAACGAAACCAACAGCGTCAAAGGTAAACGCACCGAGACGGTGGACACCGGCGAGTCCGTGACCATCAAGGCCGGTCGCTCCCACACGATTTCTGGAGGGGACACCCTCGGCGTCACGGGCAAGCGCGGTGTGACCGTCAGCGAGGCGGACACCCTCAAGGCGAAATCCAAAGAGATCACCATCGAGACCACCTACGATCTGAATGCCGGCACGTCGATCACGATCCATCACGGTGGGGATTCCACGCTGATCCTCAAAGCGGGCGAAGCGACGCTGAATACTTCAACCAAGATCGTCTTCTCGAACCCCTCCGGCACGGTCACCCTGGCGGACAACAAGGTTTCGATCGTTGCTGCGAGCGAAATCTCGCTCACCGCGGGCGCCGCCAAGTTGTCGCTCAAGGCTGACGGCACGGTGGCCATGAGCGGTGCGAAAGAAGTCGGGGTATCTTGCAACGCTGCCAGTGTGAAGCTCGAACCGGCGATGTGCACGGCCAACGCCCCCGCCATGAACCTGACGGCCTCCGGCGCCATGCAAGTCTCCGGAGCTCTGGTCAAAATCAATTGA
- a CDS encoding PAAR domain-containing protein: protein MSQGGDGQGQAAWTAPPPLMQKESGNAITNAVADVVDQTAQPFQNLSNPNMSTFDKAQGVVGAVMGLAQAPTQFLDNAFARLTDPIAKVLPSFPAATMGMPVLGIPHTHTHPPAMPVPLPAIGVIMTSCPTVLINGMPAARSGDYGLGPTCGSVAPIFEVFTGSSKVFIGGSRAARMLDLTRQCMPGAPPAGKAAAAMSKMQKAASVAGKIAGGVGVLMQATGLGSAIAGAVSADGAAQDAAMDAEEASAEQAAEAAGAAASAAAEAAGAALAAAMMGADIAMGAVQMAMGALMGKDPGAPPCLGAIMFGMPNVLIGGFPMPSWSDVAKGLKKLGAALKRGRRGGAAKGKLFCFRCM, encoded by the coding sequence ATGAGCCAAGGCGGAGATGGGCAGGGGCAGGCCGCGTGGACCGCGCCGCCGCCTCTTATGCAAAAAGAGTCCGGCAATGCGATCACGAACGCGGTGGCGGACGTGGTCGATCAGACCGCGCAGCCTTTCCAGAACTTGTCAAATCCCAACATGAGCACCTTCGACAAAGCCCAGGGGGTCGTTGGCGCGGTCATGGGGCTCGCGCAAGCCCCCACCCAATTCCTGGACAATGCCTTCGCGCGCTTGACGGACCCGATTGCTAAGGTCTTGCCCTCCTTCCCCGCCGCCACCATGGGAATGCCGGTATTGGGAATACCGCATACGCATACGCATCCTCCGGCGATGCCTGTCCCGCTTCCCGCCATCGGCGTGATCATGACCTCGTGCCCAACCGTCTTGATCAACGGCATGCCCGCGGCCAGGTCGGGCGACTATGGCTTGGGGCCCACGTGCGGCTCGGTCGCCCCGATTTTCGAGGTTTTCACCGGCTCGTCGAAGGTCTTCATTGGGGGGTCCAGGGCAGCCCGTATGCTCGACCTGACGCGCCAATGCATGCCGGGCGCACCGCCCGCCGGGAAGGCGGCGGCCGCGATGTCAAAGATGCAAAAGGCCGCCAGCGTCGCGGGGAAGATCGCGGGCGGCGTCGGCGTTTTGATGCAGGCCACAGGGTTGGGAAGTGCGATCGCCGGGGCCGTCAGCGCGGACGGAGCCGCACAGGACGCCGCCATGGACGCCGAGGAAGCGAGCGCCGAGCAGGCCGCGGAGGCGGCAGGTGCGGCAGCCTCCGCCGCCGCCGAAGCCGCAGGTGCCGCGCTCGCGGCAGCAATGATGGGCGCCGACATCGCGATGGGGGCGGTGCAGATGGCGATGGGGGCGCTCATGGGTAAAGACCCGGGCGCGCCGCCTTGCCTCGGCGCGATCATGTTCGGAATGCCCAACGTCCTGATCGGCGGTTTTCCCATGCCCTCCTGGAGCGACGTCGCGAAGGGCTTGAAAAAGCTCGGTGCCGCTCTGAAACGAGGCCGGCGAGGCGGTGCCGCGAAGGGGAAGCTGTTCTGTTTCCGCTGCATGTGA